Part of the Prosthecobacter sp. SYSU 5D2 genome is shown below.
CTATCCTGAACGTTGTTGGTCTGACGCGCCGCCTGATTGGCGAGCACACCCCCAATATTCGTGCTTTTGTGGAGCGGAACCGCCTGGCTCTCATCGAGCCCGTATTGCCCGCAGTCACCTGCACCGCCCAGGCGACCTATGTCACCGGCAATGCCGCGTGTGATCACGGCGTGGTGGCCAATGGCTGGTATGACCGCGACTACGCCGAGCACCGTTTCTGGAAGCAACCGGAGCAACTCGTGCAGGGCAAAAAGCTATGGGATCTGCTGCGCCAACAGGATCCCGAATTCACCTGCGCGAAGGTGTTCTGGTGGTTCAACATGCACTCCACGGCGGACTTTGCGATCACGCCCCGGCCGCTCTATCTCTCAGATGGAGGCAAGGTCTTTGACGTCCACACCCAGCCCATGGGCATGCGCGACCGGATCAAAAAGGACCTGGGAGCGTTTCCCTTCATGAATTTCTGGGGACCCGCCTCCGGGATCGAATCTTCCAAATGGATCGCCGCCAGCGCCAGGTGGATCGAGGAAAAACACTGGCCCTCCCTCAGCCTCGTCTATCTCCCGCACCTCGACTATAACCTCCAGCGCGTCGGCCTCAACATGCCCCTCATCGAGGAGGATCTCCGCCAGATTGACGAAGTCGTCGGCGACCTCATCAAGTTCTACGAGCGCCGCCAGATCCAGGTCATCCTGCTGTCCGAATACGGCATCACCGATGTGGACCAGCCCGTGCATCTAAACCGCATCTTCAGGGAGAAAAACTGGCTCTCCATCAAGGACGAACTCGGCACCGAAACCCTCGACCTTGGCGGCTCCAAAGCCTTCGCGATTGCGGATCACCAGCTGGCCCATGTCTATGTAAACGACCCCGCCCTCCTCAGCGAAGTCCGCGATGTGCTGGAAAAAACACCCGGAGTGCAGCAGGTGCTAGGCAAGGTGGAAAAGCACTACGCAGGCCTGAACCACGAACGCAGCGGCGACCTGATAGCCGTGGCCGATGCCAAAAGCTGGTTCACCTACTACTATTGGCAGGACGATGCCAAAGCTCCTGAATTTGCCCGTTGCGTGGACATTCACCGCAAGTGCGGCTACGACCCCGTCGAGCTGTTTGTAGATCCCAAAATCGCCTTCCCCAAACTCAAAGTAGGCTACAAACTCGCGCGAAAGCTGATGGGCTTCCGCATGAAAATGGACCTCATCCCCCTGGATGCGACCCTGGTCAAAGGCAGCCACGGCCGCATCCCGGAGGATGTCGAAGACTGGCCCGTCCTCATCGGCGATCTGCCGCAGCTACCGCGCGCGGCGTCCCTCCAGGCCACGCAAGTTTTCGGGCAGCTGTATGAGGCCTGCACGAGAAAGGGGTGAACCCTCTCACCTCACCACCGTCACTGGTGTCCCCATGGGGCAGGCGTGATAAAACTTCTCCGCCATATGCCCCGGCAGGCGGATGCAACCGTGGGAGGCAGCGTAGCCGGGCAGGTAACCTTGGTGCATGCCGACGGCTCCGTAGATGCGCATGAAGTAATACATTTTGGCCCCTTCGAAGCGGGTGCCGGGCGGGCGGCGGTCTTTGCGGTTGTCAATATTGGTCATGATCACGTTGCCGTGCATGTCCTCATAGTCGCCATAGAGGGAGGATTTGTGGTCAATGTCCTTTTCGATGACCTTGTAACGTCCCGGGCGGGTGTCATAACCCTCGCGTCCAGATGAAATGGGCGAGCCTCCGGCGAGGTGCCCGTCTTTATAAAGATACACCATTTGCTCGCTCAGGACGATGCGAATGGAGGGACGTCCCCGCATCTCATCGGCATACCAGAAGGAGCCGTCACCCCGGAAAAGACTCATCACCCGGTTGGGCAGCTTGCGGGCCGCCTGCATTCCCTGCTGCCCATAGCGGAAAAGATTCTCCCCATATCTGGGAGCGGGCTGGTAATACTCCGGCGAGGAGCAACTGGTGGCCAGCACCGTGAGGGCAAGCAGGAAAGCGGAAAGCAGGCGGGAAGTAATCATCAGACAGGGGGAATACGATCCAAGCATAAAGATAGCCTCCTTGCGCGCATAAGTTTCCGTTCCTGATGTTCTTGCATCCTGCATCTCCCCATGCCTTCATAGGCCTGCATGAAACCTCTGCTTCTCCTTTTCGCTTTTCTTACCACGGCGGCTCTCGCCAAAGAACCCGTGCCTGTATCCATTGGCGAATCCACCGATCTGCTGCCCTGGCAGAAAAATAGCGTTGATATCGAGGCCGGTTACCTCTGGAAGGTCGGCGGAGACACACCGCTGGATTATGAAATCGCCCCGGTCATGCTCTCCTGGCGACCCGCTTATCAATTGCACCATGTGTTTGAAGACGGCTCCGCCCTCGTGGTGCGCAGCCGCTTTGCCGCCCTTGGGCAGGCCATCATCCAGGGTCCGGAGAACCATTACTTCGGTCTCATGGCCGCCCCGTCACTGGAGTTTTGGGATGCCACTGGCACCTGGTCCGTCTATGGCCAGCTCGGCGGCGGCCTCGGCTGGATTGACTCCCAGGGCGTCGCCGGCGGGCAGGGGCAGGATTTGACATACAATTGGTTCGGCGCAGTCGGCGTCTCCTATGCCATCAAGCCCAACATGGCCCTCCGCGCCGGGGCCATGTTTCAGCACCTGTCCAATCTGGGTGCCACTGACCCCAATCCGGGGCTGAACTCGCTGGGTTTCACACTGGGTCTCTCCTGGGGCTTCTAAGATCCCGATTAATTTTACATGCTCAGCATCGTCGAAGCCATCCGTCAGCGTGTGACGCCCGAAGCGGTCGCGTTGGTCCAGAAGGACCGCACGCTCAGTTTTAATGACCTTTTCCAGCAGTGCGATTCCATCGCCGCAGTGATCCGCCAGCAGGTGCAGCCGCAGGCTGGCCGGGCGGACCGTCTGCGCATCGGCGTACACTTCCCAAGCAGCCTGGATTACGTGCCGCTGGCCCTCGCCACCCTGGCCGCTGGTGGTTGCTTCGTCCCCATCCCGGATGAACTGGCCGAGGAGGAAAAACGCGACCTCGCCGCCCGCACCGCGCTGGATGTCGTCCTGGTGCTGGAAAGCCTCGCTGGCTGGCTGCCTGAAGGCACACAAAACGCAGGCGAATTCTCCCTGGCTGGCCAAAAGGTGCTGATCCAGCGTCTGCCTGCCACGACGCCAAACTTCCCTGTGGCCGAGTTTGAGGCCATCAATCCCGCCTTCATCCGCTTTAGCTCCGGAACCACCGGTAAATCCAAAGGCGTCCTCCTCTCCCACGAATCCCTTTTGGAGCGCATCACCGCCGCCAATGAAGGCCTGCAAATCGGCCCTGGCGACCGCATCCTCTGGGTGCTGCCCATGGCGCATCACTTCGCCGTTTCCATCGTCCTCTACCTTTATCACGGTGCCACCACCATCATCGAGGAAACCCACATGGGCGAGGACCTCCTACGTGCCGGGGCAGAGCAAAAAGCCACCGTCATGTACGGCAGCCCCGTGCATTACCGCCAGCTTGTCGAAGCCCCCGATGTCGCCCAATGGACCGGCCTGCGCCTGGCCGTCGCCACCGCTTCCGCGCTGGATGCCGCCACCGCCGAAAAATTCCGCACCCGCTTTGGCCGCGACCTCGTCCAGGGGCTCGGCATCATCGAACTAGGGCTTCCTGTGATGAACCTCACCGGGGCGCAAGAAGCCCCGGAGGCCATCGGCCTGCCGCTCAGTGCGTATGAGTGTGCCTTAAAAGATGATGCCGGCAATGAACCTCCTGCAGGTGACCCAGGCGAAATCTGCCTGCGGGGGAAGGGGATGTTTGATGCCTACTTGGACCCCTGGCTGCCCCGCGCCGCCGCCTTGGATGCCCAGGGCTGGTTCACCACGGGCGACCTCGGCCGCCGCGATGCCGCAGGCCGCGTCACCATCTGCGGACGCAAAAAGACCCTCATCAATGTTGGCGGCATGAAGGTCTTCCCTGAGGAAGTGGAAAAGGTCCTGGACTCCCACCCCAAAGTCCAGCGCTCCCTCGTCGAAGCCCGCCTCCACGCCCTGTATGGGGAGGTGCCCGTCGTCCGCTACATCGCCAGCCCCGAAGGTGCGCCCACCACGATGGAATTGCGCAACCACTGCCGCGCCCATCTGGCCGGGTATAAGATCCCGCTCATGTTCAGTGCTGTGGCTGAGCTGCCATTGACGGCCAGTGGCAAGCTGAAGCGGGCCTAGGCCTCTTGAGAGCAAAGTGGGTTAGTAACGCGATTTTCAATAGTTTCAGGCCCCGGCATGGTTTCTTGAAGATCCCATGGCGCGGGCCTTGAAGCGAGGTTATTCCGTCGTCTCATGCGATACTTTCTTCCTCTGTGGATCATTTTGAGCCCGCTGCTGTTATGCATCCCCTCTGCATCAGGACAAGCTCAGGCTGTCACGGCAAATGAGCACCCGCTGCGGCTTTGGGCTCAGCGGCTAGACATCCAATTAGGCACTGCGGTTGATCTTCAGCCTCTGCGTCAGGAGGCGGGTTATCGGGAGAGACTGGGAAGAGAGTTTTCCATGATCACGCCAGCCAACGCAATGAAAATGGATTCTTTGCAGCCATCACGTGGGCAGTTCTCCTGGAGCGATGCGGACGAAATCATCAACTTTGCTGAAAGGCATGCGCAGCGTGTTCACGGCCACACGCTGGTCTGGCACCGTCAGATCCCAAAGTGGTTGGAATCGGGCAATTGGAGCCGTGAGGAACTGAAGCAGATGTTGCGCGAACATATTCTTACTGTCGTCGGCCGTTACAAAGGCCGGGTGCAGATTTGGGATGCGGTCAATGAAGCGCTGGAGGAGGACGGCAGCCCCAGGGCCAGCCTCTGGCAGAGGATCATTGGCCCAGACTACATTGAACTGGCCTTTCGTTGGGCGCATGAGGCGGACCCGGACGCCATCTTGATTTACAATGATTACAATGCCGAGGATATGGGGAAGAAGTCCAACGCCGTTTACAGCATGCTGCGTGATCTGAAGCAGAAAGGTGTGCCCGTCCACGGTGTTGGTTTGCAGATGCATGTAACAGTGGGAATGCTTCCCGCTGAAAAGGACTTCCGGAACAATTTGCAAAGGCTGGCCGATCTGGATCTGCAACTGCATGTGACCGAGCTGGATGTCCGGATGGCCCTGCCAGCTACCGCAGAGACTCTCGCTCAGCAGGCCAAAGATTACAGCCGGATATTCAAGGGGGCGGCAGCATTCCGACAGCTTAAATCTTTCTCGCTATGGGGATTCACAGACCGCCACTCCTGGATACCGCAGGAGTTTGTGGGGTATGGGGCGGCCTTGCTCTGGGACGAAAAAGACCAGGCCAAGCCTGCCCACGATGCTTTTCTGCGAGCGATGCAGGGGAAGTAGCGACCCGCTTCGCATGTTAAGCGGGAGGTGTCTGTCATGGCGTCATTCTGTCTGACAATAAAAACCCGGGTTCCGCGATGGATGTTCAATGCCATGCCGGAGCCGCCGTTGACCTCCAGCGGCAAACTGAACCGGACATATAAACAGGCGGAAGCATAACCTTTGATTTTGCCTGCGGGCCGTGCTTTATCTGCACCCGCTATGAATATGCCTTTGCTGCGGACCTTCCTGTTAGGCATGGCCTGTATGGGCGGGATGATTCATCCGGCCTTCGCCAATGAGCCGAAAAAGTCCAGGCTGATCATCATTGAAGGACCACGCCCAGAGGTGCGGCGGTATCTCCCGGCGCATCCTCGGCCTGAGCCGCAGGGTTATTCGAGCGGGCTGCTCTCGCCTGCCCGGAAGCCGGTGGTCCAAAAGGACGGGGACAAACAAAAAGGGCCGACGCGGCCTGAATCCACCCAGGACAGAAGGAGGGAACAACGGCAGCCCAAAGGCAAGTCCGTCGCAGCAACGGACCAGGCGACCCAACCCCAATCAATCCAGCCCACGGTTCCATCCAAGCAGCCTTCGCTCCTGGCCAAATGGGTGCGACCCGGCTTTGTCAAAAGCCCTTATCCTCCCTATGCCGTCCTTAATGTGGAGGGTCTGCCCAGTGGCTCCCTGGCCAAAGACCCTGTGAACGGGAAGATTTTCCGTGTGCCCTGAAGAGTGGCTTTTGGGATATCAAGCCTTTGTCCCTCGATGTCTAACGACATGGGCAAGTTCCAGACCGCTTCACATTCACACATCCTTTGGACAATGTGGCAGCGAATGATTGGTACCTCTGCTGAGGTCTAACTCTTTGCTCTATGTCCTATGAAAACCTGTCTCCTTCCTCTTGGCTGGATCCTGCTAGGACTCAGCCTGTGCTTATCTTCGATGACTTTGTCCGCTCAGGACAGAGAGTTTCGCAGTAATGGCTTTGTTTTTGGGCGCAAGCCTGACACACGGAATTTTAACGTCTCCCGCCATCGTCCGAAAGCGCCACCCCCGGTTAGAAAGATCCGCTGGGTACCTTCAGCCAGCATCAACCCGGCGGCTGCAACGGCAGCACCGCAGAGGTACCTCGCCAGCACCCAGTTTTCAGCCGGGTATGAAACCGCCGCCGGCCGTTACAACCAGGAAGTGGCCAGCCGCTCCTCCATCTCCATTTTACCCAATGGTACAGTGGTCACCCAAGAGGGTTATTACCAGCAGCCAATGGTCACTGAGAACGGGTTGCCTCTCAATGAATTCGATCTCGCACCGCCCACGCTGTCCGTTCATGAAATCCAGTATCGAAACTCGGCGCTGGTGCCGCCACCGCCGCCGGTTCAGAAGTCCTCGCGTACTTCTGCTGCCAAGCCCGACCTGGATAAAGTGAAAACAGCCGAGAAGGTCAGCCCCGGCCTGGCCAAAAGTCCGTATCCGCCCCATTCTTTGCTAGATATTCAGGGAATGCGGTCAGGATCTCTGGCTGAGGATCCGGCTTCCAGGAAAGTTTTCCGGGTTCCTTGATTACACCACAGCTTCCTTCACCTGGCCCATGGCGGCTTCCATAAGCCTTTCCTGGGTGGCCTCGGCACGGGTGAAGGTGCCGCCGATGCGGCCTTCATTCAGCATCAGGATGCGGTCGCTCATGCCGATGAGTTCCGGCAGTTCGCTTGAGACCAGAAGCACGGCCTTGCCATCTTCGGTGAGCTTGTTGATCAGTTCATAGATTTCGAGCTTGGCCCCAACATCAATGCCACGCGTGGGCTCATCCAGCATGACGACCTGCGGACCGGTCATGAGCGCCTTGCCCAGGACGACCTTCTGCTGGTTGCCGCCGGAGAGCCGTCCTACGATGGCCTCCAGACCGGTGGCCTTGACGCGCAGGCTTTTGAAATACTCCTGGTTACGCGCCGTCTCCCGGCTGCGGTTCACGAAGCCTGCCTGGCTGAACTGGCCTAACGAAGAGAGTGACAGGTTAAAGCCGATCTCCTGCTCAATCACCAGTCCATATCGGCGGCGGTCCTCGCTCACCAGCGCCAGGCCGGCGTTCAGGATCTTGGCCGGAGGCAGGCCGTCCAGGCTGCGACCGTTCAGTTCCACCTGACCGGAGGTACGGCGGCCCCAGGCCCCGAAGAGATGCATGAGCAGTTCGGTGCGCCCTGCGCCCATGAGGCCGCCGATGCCCAGGACCTCACCCGCACGCAGGTCCAGGCTGATGTCGTGCAGCCGTGGCAGGCCCTGCTCATCCTTCACGCTGAGGTTGTGCACCTTTAAAACGGTGGCTCCTGGCGTGGCGGCACGACGGGGGAAAAGGTCGGTGATTTCCCGGCCCACCATGTGCTGGATGACCTCCGCCTTGGTCATGTCCGCAGCGTTTTTGGTGATGATGCTGCTGCCGTCCCGGATGACGGTGATGCGGTCTGAAACAGCGAAGACTTCATCCAGTTTGTGGCTGATGTAAACGCAGGTCATGCCCCGGGCTTTGAGGTCCTTCAGGATGTCCAGAAGGATCAGCACCTCATGCTCCGCCAGGGCTGCTGTCGGCTCATCCAGGATGAGAATTTTTGAGTCCTTGGCCAGAGCCTTGACGATCTCCACAAGCTGCTTCTGGCCTACCCCCAGGGAGCCGACCCGCGCGGCAGGATCCAGATGCACTTTGAACCGTTCCAGCAGCACCTTGGCTTCCCGGTAGATTTTCGGCCAGTCAATGAAGCCGCCAAAGCGGCGCGGCTCGCTGCCCAGGAAAATGTTTTCTGCCACGCTCATTTCATTCACCAGCGCCAGCTCCTGATAGATGACGGCAATGCCTGCTTTGGCGGCATCGGAGATGGAGTGAAACTTCGCTTCCTCACCCTCCACCTCAAACCGGCCTTCATAACTGCCGTGGGAATGAATGCCGGAGAGCAGCTTGATGAGCGTGCTTTTTCCCGCACCGTTTTCCCCGCACAGCGCATGGATTTCACCCGCCTCCAGATCAAACGACACATCCTTCAGTGCGATGACACCCGGAAATTTTTTGGTCAGATGATGGGCGGACAGAATCATGGGAGGATACTGGCAAAAGGAATCTCAAATGCCAAGAACGGATGTGAAGGGCAGGGAAGTTACCGGCTTTTGTTTTTGGCGATGATCTTTCCCACCTGGCGGTCAGCATCGTCGCACAGGGATTTGAGCATCTCCGGGCTGGTCCATCCGGCTCCGGAGGCGAGGATGGTTTCACGCACCATGCCATCTGCAGACACCACTTCCACGGAGTGCGTACGGCCATACCGGCTGGCTAGTCGTTCCAGGATGGCATCCGCTGTGGTGGCGGCTTCGGCATAGATGATCTGGAGGCCGTTAGGCTCCCGCTCCTCCGTGCGTTTCGAGTGGGTGCCGTCAAACACAACGACGACCTGCTTGCCGCTCATGTCCTGATACGTGCGCAATCGCTTCATCAGCTCCAGCCGGGCCAGATGACGGCGCCCCGCGTGGCGCTGGTCACGCTTCAGCTCCGGCCAGGCGTGCATCACGCTGTGACCGTCCACGAAGAGATAGGCAGGAGTGGGCATGCGGATCGTATCCAGAGGAAACACTCAAAGGCCCTGCCTGGCAACCCGGCGCTCATGGTTTATCCGCGTATCACAGGAGTATCAGTCACTTTGCGGCAACCTTGTTAAAAATCGCGCATAAAGCAATGTGGTCCACTGGTGAAAGG
Proteins encoded:
- a CDS encoding L,D-transpeptidase family protein, whose translation is MITSRLLSAFLLALTVLATSCSSPEYYQPAPRYGENLFRYGQQGMQAARKLPNRVMSLFRGDGSFWYADEMRGRPSIRIVLSEQMVYLYKDGHLAGGSPISSGREGYDTRPGRYKVIEKDIDHKSSLYGDYEDMHGNVIMTNIDNRKDRRPPGTRFEGAKMYYFMRIYGAVGMHQGYLPGYAASHGCIRLPGHMAEKFYHACPMGTPVTVVR
- a CDS encoding class I adenylate-forming enzyme family protein, whose product is MLSIVEAIRQRVTPEAVALVQKDRTLSFNDLFQQCDSIAAVIRQQVQPQAGRADRLRIGVHFPSSLDYVPLALATLAAGGCFVPIPDELAEEEKRDLAARTALDVVLVLESLAGWLPEGTQNAGEFSLAGQKVLIQRLPATTPNFPVAEFEAINPAFIRFSSGTTGKSKGVLLSHESLLERITAANEGLQIGPGDRILWVLPMAHHFAVSIVLYLYHGATTIIEETHMGEDLLRAGAEQKATVMYGSPVHYRQLVEAPDVAQWTGLRLAVATASALDAATAEKFRTRFGRDLVQGLGIIELGLPVMNLTGAQEAPEAIGLPLSAYECALKDDAGNEPPAGDPGEICLRGKGMFDAYLDPWLPRAAALDAQGWFTTGDLGRRDAAGRVTICGRKKTLINVGGMKVFPEEVEKVLDSHPKVQRSLVEARLHALYGEVPVVRYIASPEGAPTTMELRNHCRAHLAGYKIPLMFSAVAELPLTASGKLKRA
- a CDS encoding acyloxyacyl hydrolase, producing MKPLLLLFAFLTTAALAKEPVPVSIGESTDLLPWQKNSVDIEAGYLWKVGGDTPLDYEIAPVMLSWRPAYQLHHVFEDGSALVVRSRFAALGQAIIQGPENHYFGLMAAPSLEFWDATGTWSVYGQLGGGLGWIDSQGVAGGQGQDLTYNWFGAVGVSYAIKPNMALRAGAMFQHLSNLGATDPNPGLNSLGFTLGLSWGF
- a CDS encoding NYN domain-containing protein, with translation MPTPAYLFVDGHSVMHAWPELKRDQRHAGRRHLARLELMKRLRTYQDMSGKQVVVVFDGTHSKRTEEREPNGLQIIYAEAATTADAILERLASRYGRTHSVEVVSADGMVRETILASGAGWTSPEMLKSLCDDADRQVGKIIAKNKSR
- a CDS encoding sugar ABC transporter ATP-binding protein; its protein translation is MILSAHHLTKKFPGVIALKDVSFDLEAGEIHALCGENGAGKSTLIKLLSGIHSHGSYEGRFEVEGEEAKFHSISDAAKAGIAVIYQELALVNEMSVAENIFLGSEPRRFGGFIDWPKIYREAKVLLERFKVHLDPAARVGSLGVGQKQLVEIVKALAKDSKILILDEPTAALAEHEVLILLDILKDLKARGMTCVYISHKLDEVFAVSDRITVIRDGSSIITKNAADMTKAEVIQHMVGREITDLFPRRAATPGATVLKVHNLSVKDEQGLPRLHDISLDLRAGEVLGIGGLMGAGRTELLMHLFGAWGRRTSGQVELNGRSLDGLPPAKILNAGLALVSEDRRRYGLVIEQEIGFNLSLSSLGQFSQAGFVNRSRETARNQEYFKSLRVKATGLEAIVGRLSGGNQQKVVLGKALMTGPQVVMLDEPTRGIDVGAKLEIYELINKLTEDGKAVLLVSSELPELIGMSDRILMLNEGRIGGTFTRAEATQERLMEAAMGQVKEAVV
- a CDS encoding endo-1,4-beta-xylanase, with amino-acid sequence MRYFLPLWIILSPLLLCIPSASGQAQAVTANEHPLRLWAQRLDIQLGTAVDLQPLRQEAGYRERLGREFSMITPANAMKMDSLQPSRGQFSWSDADEIINFAERHAQRVHGHTLVWHRQIPKWLESGNWSREELKQMLREHILTVVGRYKGRVQIWDAVNEALEEDGSPRASLWQRIIGPDYIELAFRWAHEADPDAILIYNDYNAEDMGKKSNAVYSMLRDLKQKGVPVHGVGLQMHVTVGMLPAEKDFRNNLQRLADLDLQLHVTELDVRMALPATAETLAQQAKDYSRIFKGAAAFRQLKSFSLWGFTDRHSWIPQEFVGYGAALLWDEKDQAKPAHDAFLRAMQGK
- a CDS encoding nucleotide pyrophosphatase/phosphodiesterase family protein; amino-acid sequence: MPRTAILNVVGLTRRLIGEHTPNIRAFVERNRLALIEPVLPAVTCTAQATYVTGNAACDHGVVANGWYDRDYAEHRFWKQPEQLVQGKKLWDLLRQQDPEFTCAKVFWWFNMHSTADFAITPRPLYLSDGGKVFDVHTQPMGMRDRIKKDLGAFPFMNFWGPASGIESSKWIAASARWIEEKHWPSLSLVYLPHLDYNLQRVGLNMPLIEEDLRQIDEVVGDLIKFYERRQIQVILLSEYGITDVDQPVHLNRIFREKNWLSIKDELGTETLDLGGSKAFAIADHQLAHVYVNDPALLSEVRDVLEKTPGVQQVLGKVEKHYAGLNHERSGDLIAVADAKSWFTYYYWQDDAKAPEFARCVDIHRKCGYDPVELFVDPKIAFPKLKVGYKLARKLMGFRMKMDLIPLDATLVKGSHGRIPEDVEDWPVLIGDLPQLPRAASLQATQVFGQLYEACTRKG